The following coding sequences are from one Mytilus trossulus isolate FHL-02 chromosome 8, PNRI_Mtr1.1.1.hap1, whole genome shotgun sequence window:
- the LOC134680807 gene encoding zinc finger protein 568-like — protein MLSEMEDKSLNEDQSDAENDKDEYKPNTKLRKNIDIICDTLKADQEESLYITVNLPENKYYIGGSEIGNRFLSQHSELTEKFFAFCKDTYRCSEVEVNASGKTQFPDEKICQTSNSGDESHTNTKNKKRKSEVKLCMEESPMKKHVTNNIAKLPSIDTVVSTRKSNRINSKESILQKAEMRKANMNNINSPKLDNVLKSKVQEDDVKFSSLKSDADELKFENKSKTGFNSVLKNPSKSLDINQVIKIQSRTADDLSNEKVATIKTEIDKSEDTDQIVLDILQKDRVNIDNLELKEIKNIEVFEQGENLVMSFIEDKDCVIDKDEDFKNDKDDDDEDYENNADSADSCDEEEGSGENILKSTQRIERKQKKITCTLCNKKFHHKRYQSHLRNVHKQLYAYECEICRQTFNSAISLNKHRALHSDMPEEETKNGKEIENYIESNYCMKKGVIVNLNEASKETYTCNLCLKTLRTKAGLESHMQIHSGHFQCSTCSKTFVTQHRLNRHETLHDKGDFNCKVCAHVCTTKRYLIQHMRKEHDDQREVCYECGIFFETLTDKNQHMLTHKTGHCSNFICPKCGKTFELLRYLKNHNKQSHKGNEEICKVCSTFFDTKDELRKHMWKHRQDFFFICKICKADFELSELLMNHSKEVHNSHMYICENCGEQFDSAVKLKKHSTYEHTPESLFSCHLCGSRFIKERKLKEHIDSVHVNLRPFMCEECGACFKTKGCLQVHIKRHSTDKTNVCELCDAKFKSIDGLNNHVLDSHGHQVNTEKLNFRVYECSYCGKRSSQKAIYIRHLRTHTGEKPYSCKICNRKFPIPAALNRHMKHKHMENGKKHVCETCNVRFAEMSHLKRHFGTHTHKTMARETLQAEKKMVSYEFEGERVLIDTEDLPFDLQAVDQQKEAELAEQTKNIKVIYLNENADPNNMEQTETVYTLENSSMLNLPDSTIYVISETEDPDVFVHLQSEHT, from the coding sequence ATACATACAGATGTTCTGAAGTTGAAGTAAACGCATCTGGCAAAACACAGTTCCCTGATGAGAAAATTTGCCAAACTAGTAATTCAGGTGATGAATCAcacacaaacacaaaaaacaagaaaagaaaaagtgaAGTCAAATTATGCATGGAAGAATCACCCATGAAAAAACATGTCACGAACAATATTGCAAAGTTACCATCTATAGATACAGTTGTTTCAACAAGAAAGTCAAACAGAATTAATTCCAAGGAAAGCATTTTGCAAAAAGCTGAAATGAGGAAAGctaatatgaataatataaattCTCCCAAACTAGATAATGTActcaaatcaaaagttcaagaAGATGATGTAAAGTTTTCTAGTTTAAAATCTGATGCTGATGAGTTAAAATTTGAGAATAAAAGTAAAACTGGTTTcaattcagttttaaaaaatccaagCAAATCTCTTGATATAAACCAGGTTATTAAAATCCAAAGCAGAACTGCTGATGATTTAAGTAATGAAAAGGTAGCAACgataaaaacagaaattgaCAAGTCAGAAGACACAGATCAAATTGTTTTAGATATACTCCAGAAGGATAGAGTTAATATAGATAATTTAGAACTGAAAGAGATAAAAAACATTGAAGTATTTGAACAAGGGGAAAATTTAGTAATGTCCTTCATAGAGGACAAAGATTGTGTCATCGATAAAGATGaggattttaaaaatgacaaagatGATGATGACGAAGATTATGAAAACAACGCAGATTCGGCTGATAGTTGTGATGAAGAGGAGGGCAGTGGAGAGAATATTTTGAAGTCAACACAAAGAATTGAACGTAAACAGAAGAAAATAACCTGTACactatgcaataaaaaattCCATCACAAACGGTACCAGTCACATCTAAGAAATGTTCACAAGCAATTATATGCCTATGAATGCGAAATTTGTAGACAAACATTTAACTCCGCTATAAGTCTGAACAAACACAGAGCATTACACTCAGACATGCCAGAAGAAGAAACTAAGAATGGAAAAgagattgaaaattatattgaatCAAATTATTGTATGAAGAAAGGGGTGATTGTTAATTTGAATGAGGCCAGTAAAGAAACTTACACATGCAATTTATGTTTGAAGACATTACGAACGAAAGCTGGACTGGAAAGTCACATGCAGATCCATAGTGGTCATTTCCAGTGTTCTACATGCAGTAAAACTTTTGTTACACAGCACAGACTTAACAGACACGAAACTCTTCATGATAAAGGAGACTTCAACTGTAAGGTTTGTGCTCACGTCTGTACAACCAAAAGATACCTGATACAACATATGAGGAAAGAGCATGATGATCAACGAGAAGTTTGTTATGAGTGTGGTATTTTCTTTGAAACTTTGACGGATAAAAATCAACACATGCTGACCCATAAGACTGGCCATTGTAGCAATTTTATTTGTCCGAAATGCGGGAAAACATTTGAACTGTTACGATACTTAAAAAACCACAATAAGCAAAGTCATAAGGGGAATGAAGAAATATGCAAGGTTTGTTCTACATTTTTCGATACAAAAGATGAGCTTAGAAAACATATGTGGAAACACAGACAAGATTTCTTCTTTATTTGTAAGATATGTAAAGCTGACTTTGAATTATCAGAGTTATTGATGAATCATTCCAAAGAAGTTCATAATTCTCACATGTATATCTGTGAGAACTGTGGTGAACAATTTGACTCTGCGGTAAAGTTGAAGAAACATTCAACTTATGAACATACTCCAGAAAGTCTTTTTTCATGTCATCTTTGTGGGTCCCGATTTATAAAAGAGCGAAAACTAAAAGAACATATTGACAGTGTTCATGTAAATCTGCGACCTTTCATGTGTGAAGAGTGTGGAGCCTGCTTTAAAACAAAGGGATGTCTACAGGTCCACATAAAAAGACATAGTACTGATAAAACTAATGTTTGTGAACTCTGCGATGCTAAATTTAAGTCAATTGACGGTTTGAATAATCATGTACTGGATAGTCATGGTCATCAAGTGAACACAGAAAAACTTAACTTCCGCGTTTATGAATGTAGTTATTGTGGAAAAAGAAGCTCACAGAAAGCTATATACATTCGACATTTGCGTACACACACGGGAGAAAAACCATACAgttgtaaaatatgtaatagAAAATTCCCTATTCCAGCTGCGTTAAATCGGCACATGAAACACAAACATATGGAAAATGGTAAAAAACATGTATGTGAAACATGTAATGTGAGATTTGCTGAAATGTCACATTTAAAACGTCACTTTGGAACACATACTCATAAAACTATGGCAAGAGAGACCCTTCAAGCAGAAAAGAAAATGGTTTCTTATGAATTTGAAGGTGAGCGTGTCTTAATAGATACTGAAGATCTGCCATTTGATCTGCAGGCCGTAGATCAACAAAAAGAGGCCGAGCTTGCTGAGCAAACTAAAAACATAAAAGTCATTTACTTGAATGAAAATGCCGATCCTAACAACATGGAACAGACCGAAACTGTTTATACCTTAGAAAATTCCTCAATGTTGAATCTACCTGATTCCACTATATATGTGATCTCTGAAACTGAGGATCCTGATGTCTTTGTACACTTACAGAGTGAACA